The following is a genomic window from Candidatus Nitrosotenuis cloacae.
GACGCTTGCGCTGATCTCAAAGGCAAGGCAGTTCTCTTCAAGCGTGACCGTGGTAATCCCGTATTTGGGATACGCGCGCCAAGATCGCGAGTTCCTTCCAGGCGAGGTTGTCACGCTGTCCGTGATTGCCAAGCTGTTCAAGGCAGCAGGGGCATCCAAGGTGATTGTAGTAGACATTCACAGCAGCATGGGAATGAGGCACTTTCAGATTCCAATCAAGAACGTCTCCGCGGTACCGGAACTGGTAAGCTACTTCAAAAAGATGAGGCTTGCCAACCCGCTTGTCGTATCACCAGACCTTGGCGGTGCAAAGAGGGCAGAAGAGTTTGCAAGGTTCTACGGCACCGACTATATCGCGCTCAAGAAGAGGCGCGACCGAAGAAATGGCAAGGTGGAGATAATCACAACGGACCTTGACAACGTCAGAGGCAGGGACCTCGTGCTAGTAGACGACATGATAAGCACCGGCGGCAGCATCGTAAAGGCAACCGAGTTCCTCAAAAGGCAGAAATGCGGCAAGGTGTTCGTGGCGTGCACCCATGCTCTTTTGATTGACTGCGCCGACAAGAAGATACGAAGGGCCGGCGTCTCGCAGATAGTCTCGGCCAATACAATCCCCGGAAGCACATCCTCAGTAGACGTGTCAGGAATACTTGCAAAGGCAGTACTGAATGCCTGAAAGTTTTTTCATAGTGTCAAAAGAATACCTGGAGCTTGCAGTAGACGAGGTGGTCACGTTGGCAAAGATGTACGACCGGTTCTCAAAGATAAAGACGATCTCCAACCTGGTAATCATCCAGTCAAAGACGCCGTGGGAAAAGATCGCAGGCAGGGCGACATTCGTCAAGACGGCAGGCCAGCTGATAAGAAAGATGTCCAACGTGTTCTTTGACGAGAAGAACTATTCCATTTTGTTTGGCGCCAAGTCGTTTATGTGCAAGGCAATCAACCTGTCCGGAAGGCAGGTGGACATTCCGGAGATAGAAAGGTCGCTTGGGAGCATGGTGGTGACGTTCTGCAACGCGACCGTATCGCTTGACAGCCCGGACGTGGTCATCTACCTGATATTTACAGACGAGGAGAACTTTTTCGGCTTTTCAAGGGGCTTTGCGGAGCCGGAGAGGCCAAAGAAGGCAGTCAAGTTCCACCACGAACTGGATTGGAAGCTCACCAGGGCCATGATAAACTTGGCAAAGATAAGGGACGGCGAGACCTTGTGCGATCCGTTCTGCGGCACGGGCAGCACGCTGCTTGAGGCGCGTTCCATGGGAATCAACGCAGTCGGAATCGACTTTGACAAAAAGATGTGCCAGATATCGCAGAAGAACCTAAAGGCAAACAATTTCGACTCGCCCGTCTTTAACCAGAACTGGGACTATATGCTGCAGCTCAAGTACGATGGAATAGTGACTGATCTTCCGTACGGGACGGCATCGCGTGTGTCGGAGCCGCCGCAGAAGATGATGCAGAGCTTCATCTCAAAGATACCAAAGAAGAAAAAGTTCGCAATAATGTGCAAAAAGGGGATGGAGGACAACATC
Proteins encoded in this region:
- a CDS encoding ribose-phosphate diphosphokinase, with translation MSKTTVIGGKASEDLARKLARKLKAGFVSSEVRVFPDGESKITISNVPKKGRIIVVNSIYPPVDTNLVQTLALISKARQFSSSVTVVIPYLGYARQDREFLPGEVVTLSVIAKLFKAAGASKVIVVDIHSSMGMRHFQIPIKNVSAVPELVSYFKKMRLANPLVVSPDLGGAKRAEEFARFYGTDYIALKKRRDRRNGKVEIITTDLDNVRGRDLVLVDDMISTGGSIVKATEFLKRQKCGKVFVACTHALLIDCADKKIRRAGVSQIVSANTIPGSTSSVDVSGILAKAVLNA
- a CDS encoding DNA methyltransferase; its protein translation is MPESFFIVSKEYLELAVDEVVTLAKMYDRFSKIKTISNLVIIQSKTPWEKIAGRATFVKTAGQLIRKMSNVFFDEKNYSILFGAKSFMCKAINLSGRQVDIPEIERSLGSMVVTFCNATVSLDSPDVVIYLIFTDEENFFGFSRGFAEPERPKKAVKFHHELDWKLTRAMINLAKIRDGETLCDPFCGTGSTLLEARSMGINAVGIDFDKKMCQISQKNLKANNFDSPVFNQNWDYMLQLKYDGIVTDLPYGTASRVSEPPQKMMQSFISKIPKKKKFAIMCKKGMEDNIKVKLTKKYEIYRHKSLTRMILVK